A single window of Dehalococcoidia bacterium DNA harbors:
- a CDS encoding hemerythrin domain-containing protein, with protein MDPVQMLKEDHQKVQALFQQFEEAKDSPERMKAISDAAIMELQIHTMLEEELFYPAMRRGQETEEILNEAEEEHHVVDLLIDEILKMRPQDPHYPAKFTVLAENVKHHIREEEGEMLPKARQYLGARYEELGDQMMERKQKLLGQFDGRPRATNGSRSRSKASTGGRSSRATSARSRTRSSSSSRSRSR; from the coding sequence TTGGACCCAGTCCAGATGCTGAAGGAAGACCACCAGAAGGTGCAGGCGTTGTTCCAGCAGTTCGAGGAAGCGAAGGACAGCCCTGAGCGCATGAAGGCCATCTCCGACGCGGCGATCATGGAGCTCCAGATCCACACAATGCTGGAAGAGGAGTTGTTCTACCCGGCCATGCGCCGCGGCCAGGAGACGGAGGAGATCCTCAACGAGGCCGAGGAAGAGCACCACGTCGTCGACCTGCTCATCGACGAGATCCTCAAGATGAGACCCCAGGACCCGCACTACCCGGCGAAGTTCACGGTGTTGGCCGAAAACGTGAAACACCACATCCGCGAAGAGGAAGGCGAAATGCTGCCTAAGGCCAGGCAGTACCTCGGCGCGCGCTACGAGGAACTGGGCGATCAGATGATGGAGCGCAAGCAGAAGCTCCTCGGGCAGTTCGACGGCCGGCCGCGGGCGACCAATGGCTCACGCTCGCGGTCGAAGGCGTCGACTGGCGGCCGCTCGAGCCGGGCAACGAGCGCGCGCTCCCGCACCCGCTCGTCGAGCTCGTCCCGAAGCCGGTCGCGATAG